aatgacccgacatgtcgttttgagtattacaatcccgtttccccatttactgctcaaattatactttacagttgttgtgtgacttaccggggtaattggttcgggtccggtgaggttttggaatgaatttgaacacttagttccaaggtttaaaggttaagttaaaatagtgaccggatatcgacttatgtgtaaatgatcgcggaatagagttttgattattccaatagctctgtatggtgattttggacttaagagcgtgtccgaaaaattatttggaggtccgtagtggaattaggcttgaaatgccgaaagatgaatttttgggaagtttggccgggggagggtgactttttgatatcggggtcagaatctgattctggaaatttgaataggtctgtaatgtgaaatgtgacttgtgtgcaaaatttgaggtcaatcggacgtgatttgataggttttggcatcatttgtagaattcggaaatttggaaatttattaggcttgaatctgtgtgtaatttatatttttgaggttgttaggtatgaattgaggcctcgagtaggtccgtgttatgttatggaacttgttggtatgttcggacggggacccgagggcctcgggtgagtttcgaatggttaacagattgatttttgaatttggaagactgctggaactgaagccttctagtgtaatcgcacctgcgaaaaagtagtcgcaggtgcgagctcgcaagtgagAGCAGGGGTACGCTGAAGCGTGGTGCGTATGTGCGGAAGATGCTTGCAGGtgcgcaatcgcacctgcgcgtgaAGGAGCacagatgcgggcagagggctgtgaggcattggtcgcaggtgcgagggaaaattccgcacctgcgtgagtgcAGATGCGGACGGATGCACGCAGAAACGGAAACTGGGCAGACGAGTGGAGTCTGCAAATGCGacgttttgctcgcacaagcagatgcgcaggtgcgcaaatcttgtccgcagatgcgaaaatcgctggggcagaaccttaaattcgagggttcgacattttcacccattttcggattttggagcccGGGTTAGGCGATTttagagaggaaattttccacacaacttggggtaagtgttcttaactctcttgtgattatattccatgaattaatcttcatttttggtgtaagattattgaatcttcaagagaaatagaagaaaatttctataatatcACAAAACgattttttcaagtttgaataccgatttggagtcggatttgagtgaaattagtatggttgaacttgaaattggatgggttgttgtattttgtgagtttcatcggatttcgagacgtggtccccacggatGATTTTTAgggtgtaatttcgaatttttgaaaaatattagtattttgatatggaattaatttctataattttgtgggctgaatcaaattaattgtgactagattctagCCGTTTGAAAGTCGATACGCGCAgaatagaatttctggagcattgcttagcttgctcgacattggattttgcttgttcgaggtaagtaactcttctaatcttggagctgagggtatgaaccctgaatatatgtatttcgtgaattgttgggaggtgatacacatgctaggtgacgggcgtgtgggcgtgcactatagaaattatgacataattatttctgtaaaattttatagttaaataatcttggcattttccatgctattttatgagttaaagaaattgagctgaaaagcatattaaaaatcatgttgaggctatgtgccagtattattgggactcaCAGAGATcgtattgctgtgaattattggttatgttaaaaattcatattcagtcatattcatttcattgcatagcatatctcagtctctgttgttatttattgatacatcatatcatcattttgggttattctcatgacattgtgagcccatgagagagagactggagagattgatgactgagggaggtcgagggcctgattgtgaggatattatatGGATCGAGGCTCActgcctgcagcatgccttattggcttattattgcacgtgagttggccgtgcaacacgtgagttggccgtgcggatccttatattattattgcacgtgagttggccgtgcggatccagatctttatattatggcacgtgagttgtccgtgaagcacgtgagttgtccgtgcttatagtgcttgggctgtaggagcccctcatgagtctgtacacacccccaataagcgcagtcgactataaatagggatcgggctacacgccgcagcaggtattgtatagcgctgagtgattgagtatgctgagcatagtgagagagaatgcgagacagtgaaattgagtactctgagagtgtgagtacatgagtacaatctctgagatacattgcattgacatgcacacatgacatatatgcatagcgatgtatttttctcatgctgtacggtatcacattattcataatttctcacacatgttgacagatgggtatagtgatgcatttgttttacaatggttatctggaaagaaaatgagatattttatttattattaaaaggaattttggaaaaatttctgttttcaaacttattcacatttttggtaactttggcaaaagatttagatttttactgatgtacttgaaagaaaAAACTTTTATTGCTGAAATCATGATgtgactgagcattttatctctgagttacttctgatattatttgctttatgtcgttattaattgttgtggattagtggttttggacccgaccttggtcaAAGCTCGTTACTACTTACAACCTAatactaggtttgttacttactcagtacatgaggtcagttgtactgatactacacttacATTTCtccacattgcgtgcagatgttgattgttgttgttgttgtgctcgatggttgcgagatttgaagatgtacatacgttcctgttgtagctgctccttgttcatggtagccttagatttataaaagctctgtttttGTACTATTTAAACAGACTATggatttatttcatttccgtttTGTATactctaatcttagaagctcatgatttgtattaccagttcttggggaatgtataaggttaagataattatttacttaaatttctttaataattgttattggaatttgatagttGAAAggtggcttacctagcgggttgagttaggtgccatcacgactagttgaattttgggtcgcgACAATAATCCTAGACGGAATTCACAAATTTGGTTTACTTCGAAACACATACTCATCATGACCAAAATCTCCCCTATAATCTCTCAGATATCTTTGGCATCCATGAATATTTCTCACGGTCAAGTCACCCATAATAGTCACCCTATTAACCGTCAAATAAACTTGTATTTGGGGACTTTATATCTCTATGATTATCTTAGTATCTATGGGTCGAGTGAAGACCGTTAAAGCAAATATATATGAGATGTGTCGTGATTATTCGAATAATTCGAATATCTGGTGTCCGAACACTTTGACAAGTCCCAAACATCTCCAAGAATTAGTGTTTGTCCCTAATTATTGACTGAGTCAATATTAAATTTATCATAATTAGACAAAACTAAAGGAGAATATAAAAGAAGTTGGAGAAGTCACCTAGTGAGATATCACGTTAAAAGGTAATGATAAAGAATTTTTCCTTGAAGAAGTATGTATCGTCAACCATTGTTTCAATTAGATCAAGTATCACGAATTAGGATAATAATAGTATGATATTAATCCAATTGTTTCTCCATTACACACATTTCATAAATAAGAAGTCCATTATCTAATAATTCCTCCATCTATAtgcaaaaaaattcaattttcatGCATCAAACAGGTAGGtaaaattaaaatctaaaaaaaaaaaaattttataAACAAAAGTGATGATGCACATTAATGCCTAATATCAATGAAGTAAAAAAGCAAGTTCTCTGCTTGACTGAAAAGAGTTAAAGTAGAAGAAGGTCTCAAAAAGTTAATCAGTTTTCAAAGATTTAACTTTTTCATCAATATTGTGTCTTTGTTATAACATCTTTCATTGATCTTCAAGATCCTTAAAAGACAAAGTACCTACAAAGCAAATCAAATATTATCATTAGACTTTACTCTTAGAGAAAGTTAATTTAACCACACAAAAAAGTTATGGATTTTAATTTGCAGAATGTAGGCATCCAGCATgttaaagaaaaacaaattacTTATTACCTATTATAAGTACTTTGCATGTTGAAGTACATACAAAAGACTTCTACTATGAGTTAAAATCATGCATTTTGATATCTTCAAAAGTGGACACCTATTATGAGCATATAATGCAAACAGAAATATTGATTATCTTCAGGATATAAGTTTTGTGTCCATAGGACTCCTCCTTAACTGAAATAAAACTGCAATCACTTTCCGATCCGTTGCAAAGTCTATCCAATATGGACTTGTTAAAGTAATATTTAGTTAATTTCAAAATCATGAATATTAATTAGGAAGAGAGTTTGAATGTTACAATGTTAACCAAGTATTACTTATGTTCCGAAAGAAATAATTTAGCTTTTAAAgggtataaaaaaaaaatattcgtacttttataataatataaatattgatAAATATAGGTATAGATAGAGATTTGATGAATCTAACAAGATTTTGATTTTCCaaaaatatactactaattatctaaATAAGACAATTGTATAAGATAAAGAGACAATTATATAAGATAAAGAGAATGTTGAGGTTCAGGGAAACAAATCACGAAATTTTAAGACAATTTAACGCAAGAATAAAACAAAACTTGAGAAACATTGCCATTTTGATTCCTTGTTGCTCACTACTTTTTTCTTACGTGATTACATGCCTTCTCCAAAACCAATTCTTATTTCATTCACACGGTTAAATTTGTATTCTATCACAACTTTGTATTTTTAGCGTGTAATGTTTCCAATTATATCCTTTTCTTATTTGCTTGTAATATAAATAATTAAGGGCATAAAAGTCGTTcaatattttaagaatattttgaTCATTTAATATTTAGTGTTgaatattcatacttttataataatatagatagatatatatatatatatatatatatatatagatataggtagatagatatagatgtagatatagatagatagatgtataataatatagatatataaaTAGAAATAGATAATTGTAGATATAAATATATACGTTCTCAATTAGGGAAGATATAGGGAAAAATAAGAACCATTAATAAGTGTTATAGTTTTTCTTTTAAGCTTTATAAGTCGGTAAATCATTTAAAATTTGATCATAAGTTAAAATTCAATCTACAACATATGTTGTAGTAAATTACGTAAGACActttaatttttaaaagaaaattattaATGTGCTTTTCTAATTCAAGCGGATCAACTTTATAGGGTCGATGTATATATGTGTAGTTTAAATCGAAAAAGAATTACATCATTGAGTAATTTAACTACAATTAGATTCTTAAACTATACAAatatttaagggcataaaagaataggaatattttagtcgttcaatatttaacataaattattcgtgcttttataataataaattattcgtacttttataataatatatagatagataatataatatataatatataatatagatGTAGATGTAGATGTAAATATTTGTTTTAATCTTTGTTGATTATGATTTTGACCAGGGTATTATAACAACAAAGGGGATGTAGCTCAGATGGTAGAGCGCTCGCTTAGCATGCGAGAGGTACGGGGATCGATACCCCGCATCTCCACTTTTGCTTACATCTCTTGCGCCAGTGTTTTTTTCCCCCTTTGGTTAGCTTCACAATTTTAGGAATTTCGTCGCCCGGCTACTTTATCTCCACAGTTTAAATGCTTGATTAACGTCTTCTCAAGAGCTAAGTCATTTAATTTTTACTAAGTTTTACGCACCGAACCATTTGGCATTCGAAAACTCGCTGATTATTCTTTCCTTTCTTCGCATCTCAGTTGGTATAGGGTTGTATGAGGTTGAAAATCCAGTCAAGAAGTAATTTGTACTACCTTCTCCTGTTTGATTCATGTAATTAAAATGTTCTTATTTTGAAGCGTGTATTTTTAGTTTgatttttggaataaaatacacTAAGATAGAAGTGAAGCAGAcattatatatatctatatattatacatttgaGAAACATTACACACTAAGATCGAAGTTAAATGGATTAGAGATGGACAATAATGTAGTCATACATTTTGCTTTCTTCATAAACTCAGACATGAATTCACAATTTAAATGCTTTGACATTTAATGGAGAACATGTGATGTTATTGAGCATTGGCTGCAAATTTGTTCTCACCGTAGCTTCAGGTTCTTCAGAAGCCTGTTCAATAAGAAATAGCCATGTAAAGAATTGATCAATGATGAGGAAATAAGCATTATTTAGTTGTTTGAGAAACAAACACTATTTCTTCTTTTTAAGAAaatttgaaatgcagcaaaacAATATCAATTTGAGTTCAGAGATTCGTCCAACTTTATTAGAAGTAACTCTTAATTAGTCCTCTTTTGGCTTATATTCTTAGTGCTGCTTACACAGAAGGTGTTTTCTTTCAATTGTAAGTGCTGCTGAAATTATCTTGTCGAGAAGTGACTAATTGGGATTGCTGAAGGATTATCGAGGAATTAATGTGAGGAGCTCATAAAATATCTGTTGCATCATGTGATGATATGTATTATCAGCACTAGAAACAATTGTTAAACAATTGTGTTTTGTATAATGAAGTGGTAGGGGATCAAGATGTAGGACTTATGCACGTGATTTAAAACAAGTAGGATTCGTTTTAGTTATTTAGAAGCTTAATTAATAGGTAAATGTGCAGACATCTCTAAACTTTCCACTTGCAAAAAGTTGAAACTTTAAGCATTTATTCTTTACAATATAGGGgtcagtattttattttaacaagGAGTGTGACTAGCCTTTGACTTAAAGTTACTAAAAATGGAAAGGTGGTTAATAAGCAGTACCAGAAATAAGAGAATAACAACATATGGAATCTATACAAGGTATGTCAATTTTCAAAGTTACCAAGTGTCACATACTTTGTTTTGTCAACAAGCGTTAAAAGATAACATTTTGATGGTGTTTCTTAAATCATCTTTCTGAAAATTAATGTTTGGCAGATATAACAAAATGCTTAGCCTTAAAAATACAGAATGTATCATTGACTTGTATGTGGATGAAAAGATTAGTTTGGTTGTGTGGAGAGTATAGATTTGCTATACCTTTGTTCATTGGCATACCTGCTATTGCTTTCAACGGCTTTGTAATTAGGTAAAGGTACATGGCCGTTTTCAATTTGCATGATATCCTTCACAAGCAACTCATAATGCCTCCTCACTTCCTCTGCTGATTTTCCACCTACACACCTGGCAATGTTATGCCAGCGGTCAGGAGTTTCCTTGTCAAATAAAGCCAAAGCCTCTTCAAACTTCTTGTTTTGCCTTGTAGTCCATGAGGCCATTATTGATTAATAGGGATAGAGGGTTGTGAGCTAGCAAAGTCAAGTACTCAAGTGAATGGTATGGACAAGATAATGCTAAGCTAGCTAGTTCCTTATAAGCTGGAGGAGATGGTCTTGGTTTGTGGCAAGTTGGCGAATATTTCGTTTTCTTTTAGGGGAGGTAGAATACATGATTCTTGAAGTAATGTTAATAGGAATAGGTGGAGGAAGAATAAGAAAATAGTATTTGTGACCATCAGCGGGTGGATCAGATAAGAAATTCACCCAGCTGGAGGAGATTAGATCCCCTAATTCCAATTCTATGGCTAAGATAGACACGCCAATGTTATAATATCTTAGGCCGAAAAACAATTATCAAGATATTTTGCCATCTTTAGGTTGCAAAATGTTGCTTAAATTCTACCTCAATTGGAAAACCATTTGTTACCCTTCGCCTTCAATTGTTGTCTGCCGGCCATTTTTTGAC
This region of Nicotiana tomentosiformis chromosome 4, ASM39032v3, whole genome shotgun sequence genomic DNA includes:
- the LOC104109360 gene encoding protein RADIALIS-like 6 — encoded protein: MASWTTRQNKKFEEALALFDKETPDRWHNIARCVGGKSAEEVRRHYELLVKDIMQIENGHVPLPNYKAVESNSRYANEQRLLKNLKLR